From Streptomyces sp. NBC_00370, a single genomic window includes:
- a CDS encoding NPCBM/NEW2 domain-containing protein encodes MTVGKDQPGGEVDVPVVVTYANPAGGKAPPVHVEDVVRVSVPLHGTVYASDQPFLTETNGYGPVERDQSNGEAGGQDGKPLTIGGTVYAKGLGMNAPGQVQIDLQGRCTRLEAHVGVDDETAGQGSVTFTVLGDNGRQLAATGVLKGGDSAVDLTVDVTEVHTLTLSAGDGGDGKNSDHADWGLTQLTCQD; translated from the coding sequence GTGACGGTCGGCAAGGACCAGCCCGGCGGCGAGGTCGACGTGCCTGTCGTGGTCACCTACGCCAACCCGGCCGGGGGAAAGGCCCCGCCGGTTCACGTCGAAGACGTCGTACGGGTCTCCGTCCCGTTGCACGGCACGGTCTACGCCAGTGATCAGCCGTTCCTCACCGAGACCAACGGCTACGGGCCGGTGGAGCGGGACCAGTCCAACGGCGAGGCCGGCGGGCAGGACGGGAAGCCGCTGACGATAGGCGGGACCGTGTACGCCAAGGGCCTCGGCATGAACGCGCCGGGACAGGTGCAGATCGACCTCCAGGGCCGCTGCACCCGTCTTGAGGCCCATGTCGGCGTCGACGACGAGACGGCAGGGCAGGGGAGTGTCACGTTCACCGTCCTTGGTGACAACGGCCGGCAACTCGCCGCCACCGGAGTACTGAAGGGCGGCGACAGCGCGGTCGACCTGACCGTCGACGTCACCGAGGTGCACACGCTCACCCTCTCCGCCGGAGACGGCGGCGACGGCAAGAACTCCGACCACGCGGACTGGGGTCTGACCCAGCTGACCTGCCAGGACTGA
- a CDS encoding glycoside hydrolase family 97 protein, translated as MRGRREGLWRAVTGVALSGLLGSMVVVAAAAPSTAVQTPARSWTVNGPGDSALNAELDLDPAGELHLAVDRDKVPALLPGRLGIRTDQHDLTTGLRLVKTSERTVHESYNTTTGKQLRRSATMREATFTFRGADGARLGVVVRVSDDGVAYRYLLDDQGPVTVTGEASTFELPTDAKAWVQPYSNSYETERTETTAGAANEAQPQQCGGDTCSFGFPTLFEVGSTYVLLTEADVDGRYSGSHLDHVAGGSGYSVALADDTPVTSQGPLATPWRTAIVGSLDTLVGSTLVDDLAPPAKVKDTSWIRPGVDDWSWLSEGSSPGDFDRQKDFVDYAAEHGLQYTLVDAGWQASWVPQLVRYARAKGVDVILWFAWTDLKTQEQRDSWFAKIKGWGVAGVKVDYMDSDSQSTFQWYDAILRDTAQQKLMIDFHGATIPRGLQRTWPQVMSVEAVRGEENGQSPTRDIFLAFTRNIVGSMDYTPTWFSRPGRKDSLAHELALPVVYESGWTSLGDNPEGFAAQPVAERYLEQLPTTWDETHLVSGGPGQQPVGDRQAVIARRNGDRWFVGGILAGASDTMKAPLTFLGKGTWLLETIGDSDGQLRRTVSTVTDKSVVSVPAAADGGFVALACPAAKGRTSCDQPVVTAPDTSLTLDPATTTVSPGASAGVDATFVLPKGSALRQVRMTLDRDRLPVGWKATAATSPPPRCARARRSAATGP; from the coding sequence ATGCGAGGCAGACGAGAAGGACTCTGGCGGGCGGTGACCGGCGTGGCGCTGTCGGGGCTGCTGGGCAGCATGGTGGTTGTGGCAGCCGCCGCACCGTCCACCGCCGTGCAGACCCCCGCGAGATCCTGGACGGTGAACGGGCCAGGCGATTCGGCGCTCAACGCGGAACTCGACCTCGACCCCGCGGGCGAACTGCACCTCGCGGTGGACCGCGACAAGGTACCGGCGCTGCTGCCGGGCCGGCTCGGAATCCGTACCGACCAGCACGATCTGACGACCGGGCTGCGGCTGGTCAAGACGAGTGAGCGCACGGTCCACGAGTCCTACAACACCACCACAGGCAAGCAACTGCGGCGTTCGGCCACGATGCGGGAGGCCACGTTCACCTTCCGCGGCGCCGACGGCGCGCGGCTGGGCGTGGTGGTACGCGTGTCTGACGACGGCGTCGCCTACCGCTACCTGCTGGATGACCAGGGGCCGGTGACGGTGACGGGTGAGGCCTCGACGTTCGAGCTTCCGACGGACGCCAAGGCCTGGGTCCAGCCGTACTCGAACAGCTACGAGACCGAGCGGACCGAGACCACCGCGGGCGCGGCCAACGAGGCGCAGCCGCAGCAATGCGGCGGTGACACCTGTTCGTTCGGCTTCCCGACGCTGTTCGAGGTGGGGAGCACCTACGTGCTCCTGACGGAGGCGGACGTCGACGGCCGGTATTCCGGCAGCCATCTCGACCACGTGGCGGGCGGCTCCGGCTACTCGGTCGCACTGGCGGACGACACCCCCGTGACCTCCCAGGGGCCGCTCGCGACGCCGTGGCGTACCGCGATCGTGGGGAGCCTGGACACGCTGGTCGGCTCCACACTCGTGGACGACCTCGCGCCGCCCGCGAAGGTCAAGGACACCTCGTGGATCCGGCCGGGCGTCGACGACTGGTCCTGGCTGAGCGAAGGGTCGAGCCCCGGTGACTTCGACCGGCAGAAGGACTTCGTCGACTACGCGGCCGAACACGGGCTGCAGTACACGCTCGTGGACGCCGGATGGCAGGCGAGCTGGGTCCCGCAGCTGGTCCGCTACGCGCGGGCCAAAGGCGTCGACGTGATCCTGTGGTTCGCCTGGACCGACCTCAAGACACAGGAGCAGCGCGACAGTTGGTTCGCGAAGATCAAGGGGTGGGGTGTCGCGGGGGTCAAGGTCGACTACATGGACTCCGACTCCCAGTCGACCTTCCAGTGGTACGACGCGATCCTGCGCGACACCGCTCAGCAGAAGCTCATGATCGACTTCCATGGCGCCACGATCCCTCGTGGTCTGCAGCGTACGTGGCCGCAGGTGATGAGCGTCGAGGCGGTTCGCGGGGAGGAGAACGGCCAGAGCCCGACCCGCGACATCTTCCTCGCCTTCACCCGCAACATCGTCGGTTCGATGGACTACACCCCGACATGGTTCTCCCGACCGGGCCGCAAGGACTCCCTGGCGCACGAACTGGCGCTGCCCGTGGTCTACGAGTCCGGCTGGACCAGCCTGGGCGACAATCCAGAGGGGTTCGCCGCGCAGCCGGTGGCCGAGCGCTACCTCGAACAACTCCCCACCACCTGGGACGAGACGCATCTCGTCTCGGGAGGACCCGGCCAACAGCCCGTCGGTGACCGGCAGGCAGTCATCGCCCGCCGCAACGGGGACCGCTGGTTCGTCGGCGGCATCCTGGCAGGCGCGAGCGACACGATGAAGGCGCCACTCACCTTCCTCGGCAAGGGCACGTGGCTCCTGGAGACCATCGGCGACAGTGACGGCCAACTGCGGCGTACCGTCAGTACGGTGACCGACAAGAGTGTCGTCTCGGTCCCCGCGGCCGCAGACGGCGGTTTCGTAGCGCTTGCCTGCCCCGCCGCCAAGGGCCGCACCAGCTGCGATCAGCCCGTCGTCACCGCGCCCGACACCTCCCTGACCCTCGACCCTGCGACCACGACTGTCAGCCCAGGAGCTTCCGCCGGCGTCGACGCGACGTTCGTCCTCCCGAAGGGCTCCGCACTGCGGCAGGTGCGTATGACGCTGGACCGCGACCGGCTCCCGGTCGGCTGGAAGGCCACCGCCGCGACGTCACCGCCGCCTCGCTGCGCGCGGGCAAGGCGCTCAGCGGCCACTGGACCGTGA
- a CDS encoding RNA polymerase sigma factor: MADLDEAELVRRVAGGDRAAFDELYRRTSPWLAVRLRRRCADEDVVADVLQETYLALWRAAGSYAGSLTGGSAVGWLWTIAANRLVDAFRKRARQERLPAVDLVERTVPAAEDEVLANRVDQNLEQALLRLPPELRQVLQAMVLDDLSVRQTAVLLGVPEGTVKTRARRARIALRETLS; this comes from the coding sequence ATAGCAGACCTCGACGAGGCAGAGCTCGTGCGCCGCGTCGCCGGCGGCGACCGCGCCGCGTTCGACGAGTTGTACCGGCGTACCTCGCCCTGGCTGGCGGTGCGGCTCCGCCGCCGGTGTGCTGACGAGGACGTCGTCGCCGACGTACTCCAGGAGACCTACCTGGCGCTCTGGCGGGCGGCCGGTAGTTACGCGGGTTCCCTGACCGGGGGCAGCGCGGTCGGCTGGCTCTGGACGATCGCCGCGAACCGTCTCGTCGACGCGTTCCGCAAGCGCGCCAGGCAGGAGCGGCTGCCTGCTGTTGACCTGGTCGAGCGGACCGTGCCGGCCGCCGAGGACGAGGTGCTGGCGAACCGCGTCGACCAGAACCTTGAGCAGGCGTTGCTGCGGCTGCCACCGGAGTTGCGGCAGGTGTTGCAGGCGATGGTGCTCGACGATCTGTCGGTCCGGCAGACGGCGGTGCTGCTCGGCGTGCCGGAGGGCACGGTGAAGACCCGCGCGCGGCGGGCCCGGATCGCGTTGCGGGAGACGCTCTCATGA
- a CDS encoding ATP-binding cassette domain-containing protein, producing MRLVSAAETAPTLHPWRVHARELRVRAGRHLAVDGLDLALKTGVHGLLGPNGAGKTTLIRALSTVVKPAGGSLTLLGAQVDGRADLRQVRRGLGYLPQQFGFYPRFTVREFVAYMAWLKEMPKAAVPDAVQRAIERVGLTGKAETRMKALSGGMLRRVGIAQAVVNDPELLLLDEPTVGLDPEQRLDFRDLLRDLGSDSCVLVSTHLVEDVVAACTDVIVMSDGRRLFQGTPDDLIALGGQDEAGDSPAERGYSALLRQHRSNA from the coding sequence ATGCGACTGGTGAGCGCTGCCGAAACAGCCCCCACTCTTCATCCCTGGCGGGTCCACGCGCGTGAGCTGCGGGTCCGGGCCGGCCGGCACTTGGCCGTCGATGGCCTCGACCTGGCACTGAAGACCGGAGTTCACGGTCTGCTCGGCCCGAACGGTGCCGGAAAGACGACGCTGATACGCGCGCTGTCCACCGTCGTCAAACCAGCCGGCGGCTCGTTGACGCTGCTCGGCGCGCAGGTCGACGGCCGCGCCGACCTGCGGCAGGTGCGTCGCGGACTGGGTTATCTGCCGCAGCAGTTCGGCTTCTACCCACGTTTCACCGTCCGCGAGTTCGTCGCGTACATGGCCTGGCTCAAGGAGATGCCCAAAGCCGCGGTACCCGACGCCGTACAACGCGCGATCGAGCGGGTGGGGCTCACCGGCAAGGCCGAGACCAGGATGAAGGCCCTGTCCGGCGGCATGCTGCGCCGGGTCGGCATCGCCCAGGCCGTCGTGAACGACCCCGAGTTGCTGCTGCTTGACGAGCCCACCGTCGGACTCGACCCCGAACAGCGGCTCGACTTCCGCGACTTGCTGCGTGACCTCGGCTCCGACAGCTGTGTGCTGGTCTCCACCCACCTCGTCGAGGACGTCGTCGCCGCGTGCACCGACGTCATCGTCATGAGCGACGGCCGACGACTCTTCCAGGGCACCCCCGACGACCTGATTGCCCTCGGCGGGCAGGACGAAGCGGGCGACAGTCCGGCGGAGCGCGGGTACTCCGCGCTTCTGCGTCAGCACAGGAGCAACGCATGA